agcccacggggatgacctcagtctgtttagctcctgggaacggctgctccggggcgtttggggagcaaattgcagccagtaacgggctgcctgtttgaaagagagcagatgtgctggtctgaatatgctcaactgtaacccataaacatgggcgggcctgaaaggcacccgaaaattcaagcagttgcgttgctcgctcgcctcgagcacaccaaacgggggcctgaagggctgcaaagcctaacggaggctggttcccaccgtgggtcaagccccaagggttgggatcacctcctcctcctccgctccacaactaactactcaggcctgcagagaggggactgtttttcggtaacctccaacaagctcgcggttgttgggtggtttgcattttcctctcacctttaacacggaagtgaagaagacggagcagcccatgagcacaaagatcagcaagccagtgactctctgctctcgtatccccagaaacttgggttgttctcctggagctgagcagtcagactctactttgaggctattcacgtgggtgatggacaggacggtcgcagccacaaaccagggcagccccatcacagagcacaccccgagcatcacggccaccacgaaaaggtccaggtggtacccgcatcctttctgcaggcaggaaaacaagaaacagagcatcccatagcacaagagcaaggagaacgtcgcaagtcagactcaaaccctgctcgagcacaagtcaacttcttcagaatttaaaacaagaaatggaaacgagtaagggtgtatgcaggctttgcacaagcacctggcgtgaaaatctggcaggagttcagacacaagggatatggggagcttgtgcgatacatacttctccaaaaaaagaaccccacaacccaaaaccacccaaccatttttttcactcacaaagaaaattctaccacttgcaaggaaggtgtgactctgagttatccctggcagcgcatcaaaacaattcattccccgcacctgctgctgctgccgccattttaaaacaaaaacgcgcttctatattgctccaagattaatttgctcctccaaaaggttgctcatctgaactgccctgtcacttgctccctgcatcatcgttaatccaggagagcaccctgccacgcagcctgaccttgtcccaaaccaatgccttcagaaagcatcgggaataagagcttctccccagacctgcggcccagaaggggctggggctggggtcatctctcacaggcccttaccttcagcttgtgctccttcctgttcacaataacggcactgatctgctggtccatgaatatcaagatggtgcagagcagagctgggacgagcgcagccaacaccgtccaccaagggttgggtcctatggggttgatgaaccacccgcggtcgtctctggtaggctgcaacaaagcccacacatcagcatcgtctcccagcccaggcactccactggctttcattttcccctccctccctgtgtcagagcacctcccagccctggcttcatgtccccctctcccgtgggcttcagcagtgccagtctcctctttgcaagcacctctagatacttctcctgtaggtatctagttttggggccatcttctcctttccaggaggaagcaaggcacttggaggtggaagaggagatggtcacaccaccagcgtctcctccagactcagccctgccctgccccggcatcaccttgtggcacccccacctgccaaaacaccccattaccttgaacgcatgggggacctggagcttcggcgatgggatcccaaccacaaagtcaaggagcaccatgatgacgatggtgaggaaaacagcaaagtcgctcactgtggaccgtacctggggcaaggaaccagaggtgaaaggggcatggcaaacagggccgtaacgtgagatgcaagagttgcagacatccacaacattaaggctggttaaccaaatcccaccacccctctgagcacgtgcagcctgatcccttgcttagatactgttgctgtgtttgtccctgtgagatctggtgtcagacaataaaaaaagcttaattaggcggacaagggttggtttaagtcaaaacctaaaaataataataataatattaaaaataagaaaacagatgcctgccactacagctacactcacagctacaatggcaacaaggcaccgaggcatcctttagtcctcaaaaggaagctcctcatttgactctactttccgctcgagcacataatgcacagaaggtaaggaaaaaaaaccccaaaactttgggaaacctgacttcctactacctgaggaggaaaaaaaaaaaatcaaaaaaatcaaaccccaaaaatgttcagtctggggcaggtcatgaggcaggtgggaaatgctacgatgattttgcactcatggaaatgagtgcgggacatccaagctcttggagagcttggcctgcaaaggccaacgtttcccagcttgaccaaggcggggcaaatactgcttagtgctccaggaaagccattttgggaaacgagtgtggagatggacgctggccaccatcttctgcttactctggttggaaagtagtggctggttttaaacttcttcaagaagcttgacagggcaaaggtggcgaagaagaggatgcagcaccagaggaacacgtcaggcgtgtaggggccgtcgcgtccacaggcaggtccttgaaactccccacgcaaataccgacattcctggagaaacagagcgtcaggacacaaaggcagtgcacgtgcggcagggaaacctcgcatagctagggggttttgaggatcttggtccaagatccacgaccctgtaactgctcctgccaatgatatttaatttattatatgagctcctgctcattatatttaatgagcagcagcagcagctgaacaagtgacacatcgaactacagagcggagaaatgagatgtgaggggacaccataccacacaccctcggcacgtcctctgcctgccatttgagcaatcgtggctagagaagacaccagagggaagaggaaacactggaaactcttggggatagagagagagggaagagggaaggagggctaaagacaaccatggtaggaaaggaggagaagagacaaatcgtcccgtcccaggggagggctcgcagaacctggccaagagggcatgaaggccaccataagagcctgccgccctaggcccgggctctgcttccagcaacaacagcctgagaggctgctcagacatgcaaatttatgcatgtacctacagacagcactgaacgagaaagcaaggcctggagttactaggaacccattaaggagaccaattactatctttcaagcatgaacttaagtcctacaacttctacaataatcaaaccacccactacttaaccttcctcccagtcagaaatactgtcctgcaacaggccTGAGGGGGACGCTTGCTACCCACAACGTTGGggaccaggtagactgggacaaggtggactctcctccccaggaccaagcgGGTTAAAACCACACGCTAGAtttaagcaaggacttttccgagcagcactagcacagtttgaagcccatcattccctgaagggctctgacttctgcaccatgcaaatgcccctggaccccatggccgcggcgcgaggaagcagtggctcggggcacttacggtcaccgtgaggttttcccaggcgatgccagacacgttgatcttgttgctcgcccagaaacgcagcgtttcgttgctgggatgggtcggtgcctcacacttacagctggcaggagagaagccaagacaggggtaagggaaaggcgatggaggtgcagcccggagctcctgccaaggggcagcagctttctcagggggaaaaaaaacccactagtagctggtgaggaagtccagcttgctgtgcatgtgcacagggtaggtgtctcgcaggtgactcagcttctccagagcctcgtagatgaagatgatgcagatgagggaggcaaaggcttcttccgtgaagcgggtgacgtagcacaccaaacagctggcgtcggtggccaccagcactatgcacaagaaggcggtccacagcccaatgcacgcccgcagagacagataggagagcgtgtactccctgggaaagcaaaatgaaacaaaggctggaaaggccagcaagaggccctgagccatgcctgccttcggggaaagcggggagcaattttggagcgtgtcaaggctgcggatgggaaatgcagtttccacGTACTACTAcagagagcctcggggctgtggtgcagggggtagacccacaggaggagaggccaattatttagttaccactgtttaacaaggatcttgtgttaacaccttggaggctgcttgaggtcaggtccctcttgggccaggtggtgttctcccacatcaccctgacgccctaacactgaaaccagctgggtttgcacccagtcacctgctgccagcaacctggggcttaataataaaccttatggcaacaagggtggtttatctcccaccaaagccatcgcaacaaaaggactgtcactaaaatctagcaactacccctaagaaaaagaaaagaaaagcatcttttctccatcactgcccccttctgaaggctctcacagcacccagctgcggcagccagccttacttgcagaacTTGTAGAGGATCTTCTCAAACACGAGGACGGGTCCGGtgctgccgaggatggtgagaggttggccggcaaagaggcaatacaccacgccggccatggacgcgcccagcagcgactccatggcactctgtccggggaagagaggcagccgtgagtaaataaagcgttagggagaaacaaaaaccaaagccaattcactgcagcaaggactttggcctgagtttgatcctcccccatgccccccaacagagagaggtgctcactatgtggccattggtcgcctcccccagcagtcccccaaaggtgatgacaggggacatgcaggcacagtagaggaagaggaaggacgccaggcactgcaggctcagaccatcccggaagtcgctccagaaccacggggctttccgcttcacgtccaggctcaaacctccaaagagcctgcaggaaggaaaaagaagagagtctgttctcttggaggaacacgttgactttgctttgctgcagaagggcaatcacaagcacagagtaactttcgtggctaaaaagaagcaccctccttcatcccaaatcaaggaaacctgcatgcaatggtgatggctggggctgagcccagccgcccagatctcccccctgcccagcccaggggaccaagctggcaatgtggagccccttcactgaaccagctaaccccaaagacctgctagaagggaaggtgcctgctcagatttgagaggcaaacagaagaaaaaaacccaaactgttaaagctcccaccttcccgtccgctgcagttcagggccactgtgtttctccagcatgctgtgagaagcactgtcatcaagagctcctggcatcttccttttttcctgttaaaatggaagtaagataaagctatggacttgTAACCACTGGCTTGTTTTGCgtctggtctggctctgtgactgtgtcagagtgggaccttgtgaatttgggcccctgaacagcatccccagccgtcctgcccgtccccctcgcgcctcccacctgcgaagggacgtttttcgggggctcgattcggatcgatggatcccactctcctggcggcaagaccgtgacctgatccagaaactcgtcgatgccagccacgaggtcagccccgttctcggctttataggcaacgtcacggaaaacctgccaatagaagacaacctggtgagaggacaacccagctcggatgtcctaaccagtgcaataaGCTCTTGGCTAAACGCAaggctttctccccaaaatttcctgctggaaagggcaggaaatattcccccaaaaggaaaaatctgtgcatcggggcatttgtaatcatctcccccacgaggcccccgtcccccatggcacaccatacccttctgcttaaagagcaagagaagttttactggccctggcaatgccaccactggggacagcgtgctggggaacccggcgagaaggatgaggtgcaggatgcaccccgggtgggatttcagcctccaggatgtggggtgatgcaaagctgcgtgtttgctttggggtgagaaagagggctgggctatttggagagctgcgggcagctgggacagcaaatcctcttcctcactacttcagagacagggagagctgaagaaaggcaaaaatgacccggagctatctcatcttgtcgcacctcatccgtcatgatagtggccatggacctgccgatctcatggtactgatgggcttttccttctggtccaagcaaaacaaacaggaacctgggcaagaaaaacaaaatgagagagagaagaaggtgtccttgctccaagagcacccaaggaaagccctggcagctcccagcccagagcgtggctcaagacgggacacgtaggctcagcgacgccgcgatgaatttgaaattcttcaaaaccgacggcaaatttaatttgggggccaactttcattacaattggccaatgggtttaaaagctacagcagggaatggagaaacgaaggcgaggagatgtgggtgggggaaacgcgcttgctccccctcccactagccttgttcccttgggacaccaaactgatgcctgcaacttgatgtttggttgggtgtcttttttacggaaaaaatttgcgcttctcattcgcaccttgttgggatgggaacttccgtcatgcctgagaggaggacagccgggctcaggcggacaaatgccacgatgggctggtgaaggaaatccagctctcctacgagcacgttggatgcttcagccccggtggggattttcttcatgaagtgcagctccgcctgggcacgacaagcgattttcaggcaattaccccaaaagcaaagcccacagcactctgcagcacactctgcagccaagtttgcaagagcaaatctggccctaaaggcgtaagaaagctacgagtgtctcaccttgcttaaatccattgctccGCTCTCAGAgttcaccccatctttagcttccgcagcggtgggagaaggacaaggggtgattgtttgggctggtaggaaaaagaaagacactcagaaagatggacaaggagcaactgggacgcttctcctttgcccggacaagtctaatggggccacagccctgcagaaaccctcacctggcttgtagaggaggtgcaggtctgactgcctcttgctcacatcagcaaacgagcagacagcggggagaagggtggttgtcttctcgttctgatggtggtgcttcctcaaaaggacttctcgaacTCGCGCCCGCGTGTGCTCGTCAAACtccgtggactgttcttgctgggccaggatcatatctgaggttggcaaagggaaacaaagccatcagagcagaaaccccaacaagtcccgacccccaaagcccccagggaaggctgtgccacacaggctgtaccctaatgccggctcagccttgcatagcaaggctttttaataatgttcagcctttgcagcgaaaacgagaattttcttttgctaagaaacatcacccaagtgcttattcatcattccgctaagataaatatttcccattctaaagaacgcaattttcttgcccgacctggcctttctgactctacacgtttacccaaattataagcaatctatagcacagacgttcccagagtttcccgtgctgatcgagtgcaatttgccgagcccagggagaaacgtgctaagaacggctccgacttctccagcccttgaaagggctgaatggagacctgccgccagtcaaagataacttctccaaagcggcttttgcaattaacttcaagtatcttccccacagaaatacactgcttggtcatcgccagataaactctgccttaaaactcttaaaagctggatgttaaggcaaaagtaaaaaaaagaatgcgaggaaacagcttgtaagaaatagttcctttaaggaggttcagctcttacgcagactccgtatttctaagagcagcctgctaagccctgacacacgctcctttttggctgcagaatattctctagtggcttctccaaccccacagactgctttcaaaaggaccccgtattggaataaaaaaagggtGCGATGTCGCACgcccagtctacatccaaaaacagctcatgagaaaaacacagtggcacttctggaaaaggacgtgccattggggcagggtttgatttgggagtgaagagcaCCGTGGCGAGCTGAGCTCGGCTgttcccggagggatgcagcgcccacggtacctgcaatctcttcgatgctgttggcacaaatgtccagcagcaccgaccccttgctgatgcagctcctcagctcggagaggctgtgcaaggacagcgtgccaacgtagggcttgctccagcgctcgccgccgtcttccacgtcctcctcaaacttcagccacctgcggacatcgggtgcgatcagccccattgcaagaaaacagccccagctctgcaacccctttgacagagccacggggtggcaagaggacaaggctcctcgtgccgccacctgcagctgcaaaagcttcgcgtcctggagaggagaaagcagagcccacgggcgctgccggtgcggggactcctctcccaccgcagccaagcagcggggatttaccttgccgtttccttccactcggcatctcggccctcttttacgcagatctcatccagctcggaga
The genomic region above belongs to Haliaeetus albicilla unplaced genomic scaffold, bHalAlb1.1 scaffold_96, whole genome shotgun sequence and contains:
- the LOC138684138 gene encoding electroneutral sodium bicarbonate exchanger 1-like, yielding MLWAVLFAYGKKNLLQVRGFRAVPEGGGGTQRRDGSWTRVDAGVDDGWEDVRELSTPSPNFSLLVVAKQRHDEEAVIDRGRRSNAVSVRYEKEELEGHRTLYVGARMPLVRQSHRHHRRHSQKHREGEREKDSAPTEQGYHCKSHRSPSQRVQFILRTKEDEQHVPHHLFSELDEICVKEGRDAEWKETARWLKFEEDVEDGGERWSKPYVGTLSLHSLSELRSCISKGSVLLDICANSIEEIADMILAQQEQSTEFDEHTRARVREVLLRKHHHQNEKTTTLLPAVCSFADVSKRQSDLHLLYKPAQTITPCPSPTAAEAKDGVNSESGAMDLSKAELHFMKKIPTGAEASNVLVGELDFLHQPIVAFVRLSPAVLLSGMTEVPIPTRFLFVLLGPEGKAHQYHEIGRSMATIMTDEVFRDVAYKAENGADLVAGIDEFLDQVTVLPPGEWDPSIRIEPPKNVPSQEKRKMPGALDDSASHSMLEKHSGPELQRTGRLFGGLSLDVKRKAPWFWSDFRDGLSLQCLASFLFLYCACMSPVITFGGLLGEATNGHISAMESLLGASMAGVVYCLFAGQPLTILGSTGPVLVFEKILYKFCKEYTLSYLSLRACIGLWTAFLCIVLVATDASCLVCYVTRFTEEAFASLICIIFIYEALEKLSHLRDTYPVHMHSKLDFLTSYYCKCEAPTHPSNETLRFWASNKINVSGIAWENLTVTECRYLRGEFQGPACGRDGPYTPDVFLWCCILFFATFALSSFLKKFKTSHYFPTRVRSTVSDFAVFLTIVIMVLLDFVVGIPSPKLQVPHAFKPTRDDRGWFINPIGPNPWWTVLAALVPALLCTILIFMDQQISAVIVNRKEHKLKKGCGYHLDLFVVAVMLGVCSVMGLPWFVAATVLSITHVNSLKVESDCSAPGEQPKFLGIREQRVTGLLIFVLMGCSVFFTSVLKFIPMPVLYGVFLYMGVSSLRGIQFFDRLKLFWMPAKHQPDFIYLRHVPLRKVHLFTVIQLTCLVLLWTIKVSRAAIIFPMMVLALVFVRKAMDFCFSKRELGFLDDLMPERKKKLDDARNEAGESEIIILDEMSQTTVWKAL